CCAATTTCTTTATTATTTATACTTTTGGTTTTGGACATTCATACCACCTACCTCTGAGATTCTGGTATGTCGTTATTTGATTTTCTTTATATTTTTCAGAAAGTTCTTTGAAACTTTTTTTAAAAGTATTTTTATCATAAAAACAGTGTTTTTCAATGATATTAGGACATTCTTTTCCTTCTATAATTATAGTTCCATCTCTTATTTTTATGTAATATCTATATGGCTCATAAACATTCATAAAAAACTCCTTTTCAAATTTAAACTTATAACTTAAATTTATTAAACTAATTTATTTATAATAATAACTCATTTTTTGTAAAAGTCAAGAAATTTTTTTTAAATAAAAAAATAGGACCTCTTTTAAAAGTCCTATTTTATATAAGTATATATATTTTAAAAATTAATTAGAATTATTTTCAGTTCCTTCATCTTCAAATAATTTATCTAATCCACCAAGAGCTGCTCCAAGTACTTCTGAAAAATTTACTATTTTCCATTCTCCATCTTCTTTCTGCATTTTAACTATTAAATTTTTTTCAACATAAGATAAATCTGATCTTTTAAATAAGTCATCAAAAAACTTAGTTGCTGCTGCATCTAGTGCAGACTCTGGAGCACCTGACATAGCTAAAGGCATAACTGAAGACATTAATTCTCCCATATATCCTGGAATATTAATACCTTTAATAGTTACATCAATGTCAGCGGTATCACCATTTTCAGTAACTTTATTAACTTTATATGTTGCTTTTTTTATTGCCTTTGCAAAAGACTTAGTTACTGGATCATCATTAGGGACTTGTTTCTCTAACTCTGATGCTAGCAGTTTAAAGCTACTTTCAAATGCTTTCTGTGAATCTGGTTTACCACAACTAACTAAAAACAATACAGACATCCCAATTAAAACAAACTTTAAAAACTTTTTCATATAAAACACCCTCCTAAAAATTTATTTTTTTTCTTGTTTAATTTCTAATAATTCTATATACTCTCTTGCTTTTTCTTTATTTTCAGTAGATAGATTTGTGATATTAACAGTTTCTCTATTATTTCTTGCCCTTTCAGCAGTTTTTACAAGCTCTATAAAATCATAGATCTTTCTTTTCCCCTCTTCTGATACTTCTGATATGTTTGTAGTATCAGTTATTGATTCTGACTGAATATTATATTTTTCGAATTTTTTTTGTAAAAAAGAAGGTAGGTTCATTTCTCTTTCAGATTTCAATAAATCTATAAAGTCATCTTTAGGTAACATAGTTTCAAGTTTTTCAAGCATTTGTTCAGAGAGCTTTTTTCTACCAACATCTATAGCAGACATAGTTACAGCAGATATTCCTAATTTTTCAGCCATCATTGCAGCAGTCATTTCTCTGCTTTTTCTGAATTCTTTTAAAATTTCACTAGTTGTTCTCATCCTAACTCCTTTCTTTTAGTTAGATAAAATAATTAACTAATAACTTAATTTTAATAACTTAGTATATCACTAAAAAAAATACTTGACAACTTTTAATTTTGTATTATAGTATTAAGTAAATAGTTTATAAAATTTAATATTTTAATTTATTTATTTTAAAAAATTATCAAAAATTAATAAAATTAATTAAAATTGCTAACTATATTTATTTTATTATAAGGGAGGAAACCGTATGAACATTAATCTTATTAATTTTTTGGAAGAGCTGGAAACAAAAGGACTATTTAAATCAAAAGTAGGGGAATTTGATGAAAAATTTAAAAAATTAGTAGATAGTCTAAATATTTCTATTGAAGAAAAACAGGAATTAGAAACTCTTTTTAACAAAGCAGTTGAAGTTTCAAAGAATGAATTTTTAGAAATAGGTTTCCTCTATTGCAAAGAAAAAAAATAAGAAATATGGCTCGTATATTTTACGAGCCTTTGACATAAGGTTATCCTCCATAGGAATGTTTGCAAGGTTTATAACCTTTGGCTTCTGCTTCTTTCCTTTCAATTGGAATAATCTTCTTTGCTCTTACTAAACCTTTACAAGTTTTAGTAGCATGGTACTTTTTTCCAGTTGGTGTAATATACACAATTTCAGCAAAAGAAATTACAGTTAAAAGCAGAAAAAAAGTTAATATAAGTTTTTTCATAAAAATTCCCCCTTAAAAATGAATAATTAATTTTTGAATTGTATAGTTCATAGATTTTTCTCTACTCCCCTCAATTTTTTATATCTGTGGACTGTACTATTGAGAAATTAAAAATAAATGAGGTGAGAAAATGAAGAAAAAAAATAAATTTTTAAAGCAAAAAAAGGATAATGAAATTCCTACTAATGATATAAAAATCTCAGTGGAAAGAACACATTCAGTTCCTTCTATTGAGATTAATGGACAAAAGATAGTGGGAATTCAAAGTTTTAAAATAGACTATCAATTAAATGAAAATGGAAAAATAGAAGAACATTTAATTTTAGATATTGGTCGTATCTCATCTTTGAAAATAATTAGTAATCATTGATGAAACAACATTAACTGCTATTTGTTTTAAAGCATCAAGTGAAGATATTCCAGTTTTTTTAGCAATATCTTTGGTTTTACTCCAAACATCTTCATTTCTGATGTCAGCAAGAAGTAAATGTCCTTGTGCTGTTAAATCCTCAATTTTATAAATATCTTTTAGATCATTAAGTTTTATAAAATCCATTTCAGCAGCTAGTTCAACATGATAAATTAATTTTTTCATATCATATTGATAAATATATGGATACTTCTCTTTTGGTAAAGGTTCTGGATCTTCCATTTTACAGGTATCAAAATTTAAACGAGGTAAAGGAATAATAACAAACCTTTCTTCTGTTTGAAGTAGTATATCTCTAATGCAATCAGGATCCATTTTCATAATAAACACCTTCTTTAAATATTTTTATTTGAAATTTATGAACTACGCTATTGAGAAAATATAGTTATTTATAATCTTCCTTTAAACGAACTGGATCACCTAATTTTATAGTTAAACTTTCATTAAGGTTGATAGTTTTATCTATTTGAGCTTCATCAATTTTTAAAGGAACTATTTTCTCAACTTCCTGAATTTTATCTTTTTGATAAATATCATCAAGTCCAAATAAATAAGAATTTTGTGCTTGTGAAAATATATTTTTTAATTTTTTTGTTGGAAAAGTTTGAGTTTCCCTTAGTGCAGAAGGAATACTAACTTTAACTTTGGTGTATTTATTATTTTCACATAAAAGCATTCTAGGGAAAACCTCTTTTACTCTAAGTTCGGCTTTTACTAAATCTAAAGTTCCATAACTCTTATTTTCATATGAAATTTCTGGACCTTCAGAATATATTTCTAAAATTGAATTAATTTTTATATTTTTGAAGTCTTCATCACGACTAATTAAGATATTATAAGCATCAATAATTTTTATTACTTTATTCATTATTTATCCCCCCTTGAATATTGTCTTAATTGATAATCTGTATATTGTTGGCTGTTAAGTTTAACATTTTCTAATTTTAAATCTTGAATTTCTTTGTCTTTATCAAGTAATTTATTATTTAAATTTTCTATTTTTTTTTGATATTTTTCTTCAAGTTTTGATATTTCTTCTTTGAAATTAAGTTTTTCTTTAAGCAGTTCATTCTCATGCTCTGTTTTTAATGTTTCTATATTTTTTTTTAAGAAAAAATAATAATAAATTCCTGCAATAATAAGTGAAAAAATAATACTTAAAATAGTTTGATATAAATTATATTTTATTAAAAAATCTAAAAAAGATATAAAAAAATTAGAATCCATTGAAACACCCCTCAAATAAAAAATAATTAATCTTTAAGTAGTATGGTTCATAAGCAACTTTCCCCAAAGTTCACAAAAACTTATGGACTGTACTACTGAAAGATTAAACTATTCTTGGGTTTGGTTTTCATCTGGAATATACTCAAATAAATCATTTGGTTGACAGTTAAATAATTTACATAATTTTTCAAGGGTATCAAAATCTAATCTTTTTACTTTATCATTATAAAGATTAGAAATTGTTGAAGTTGTTAAACCTGTTTTTCTTGAAACTTCAATAATTGTGTATCTTTTTTCTCCCATTAATTTTGATAAATGATTTTTTAACATTACATCACCACCTTTAATATTTTAACTTTTGTATAATTATACCATTGTAAAAGCTATATAACAAGTTAAAACATATAACTAATTAAAAAAATCATTTGACATCTTATATGATTAGTGCTATTATTTAGCCAACTAGTAATATAAAAAAATATATAAGTTATATAAAACAACTAACTTAAATATTTTAAAAATTTTTAAAAATTATTTTAGGAGGAGAAAAAATACGGAGAATAAGAAAATAGTTAAATTTATTGAAGCATTAAAGGAAAAAGGCTATATAAATACAAATTCTAACACTAATATTGAAAATACTATAAAAAAAATCAGCTACTTGGAAGATAAATTAACTGATGAAGAATTTGAAGAACTTCAAAAATTATTTTTTATAGTAATTGAAAATATAAAAGATGAATACTTTGAATTGGGAATGATAGCTGGAAAAGTAATGCAAGATGAATAAGAGCAAAAGAAAAAAAGGACAACCTGCCAGAAGCCCTTTTTACTAAATAGTGAATGAGAAAGTACTTAACTTTAACAAACACCTATTTGATTTATGCTTAATTATAACATGTTTTCTTATATTTTACAAGTTTTTTTCTCTCAAAGAGGAGGAAAAATTTATGAATTTAAGAGAATTGAATGATTTAATTGAAAGATTTGGAGATGTGAAACTTTTAGAAATCAAGGAAGAGCTACAAAAAATGGGATATGCTTGTAAGATTGCTGGTGATAAAAATGATTAGAACAATCTACATTATCACAAATGAAGATAAAGTAATTCTTTCAGCTTTCACTACTTTGGAAGCTGCAAAAAATGAAATTGAAGCGAATTATTCAGAGTTCCCAGAAAATTTTAACATTGAACCTTGTGCATTGAATATTGATACTAGATTTATTAATGAAATTAAGAAAGAAATGGGGGTTGAAAATGGAAAATAATTTATATTTCAAAAATGAAACTTCTAAATATATATTTTTCTTAGTTGAACTAAAAGGAAAAATTCAACTTGATTTTCTAGGAATAGATCCTGGTCATTATAGCAATAAAGAGAAAGCTAAAAATTGGTATAACAAAATTAAAAATATCATTGAAAAATCAGAACATTCAAAAGTAGATGAAGCCATTGCTTCATTGGAAAAACTATACAAAGGAATGGCAAAATAAGGAGCAATAATGAAAACTAAACAATATGTAGAATCTAGAATTGCAGCATTAGATAAATTAAGAAAAGAAGCACTAAAAGAATATCAGGAAAAACTTAATAATGGTATTGATGATGAAGAATTATGGAAATATATCAGCACTAAAAGAGTTGAAATTCATACTTTAAAAGATATTTTAAAAGACTAGGGGGGTTCAAAATGTTAAATAGAACAGTTAAAGAAAAAATATTAAAAATAATGGAACTAGGGCTTGAAGTTAACAGCCGAGAAAAAAATACAGTATTTATTCGTTTTTCAGGACATTGTGAAATTTTTGAAGTGAGTATACATAGCAAAGGTTGGAAAGAAGGACTAGGAGCAGATTTTTTTAAAGATATTTATTTTAGTAGTTCATCAGAAAATGAAGCTAGAAAAAAATTAGATGAAATTATTGAAAAACTTGAAAAATTAAAAGTAAATTAAGGAGCTTTCTATGGCAAAAAGATATTACTGGCTTAAATTACAAGAAGATTTCTTTGAGTCAGATGAAATAAAAATAATTGAATCAATGCCTAATGGTGTTGTCTATTCAAACTTTTACCTAAAATTACTTTGTAAATCATTAAAAACTGATGGAAGACTAATCTTTAAAGATATTATTCCATATACTCCTGATATGTTAGCAAACATTACTGGGGTTGCAGTTGATACTGTAAGAGTTGCTATTGATATTTTTATAAAATTAGGATTAATGGAAAAACTTGATGATGGTGCATTGTATATGATTGCTGTTGAAAATATGACTGGATCTGAAAGTGAATGGGCAACTAAAAAAAGAAATTATAGAAAATCATTAGAAGTAAAAGAAAAAAATCTATTATTAGAAACTTCTAAGACAAATAAAGGACATAATGAGGACAATGTCCAAAATGAAAAGGAC
This Fusobacterium animalis 7_1 DNA region includes the following protein-coding sequences:
- a CDS encoding helix-turn-helix domain-containing protein, which produces MLKNHLSKLMGEKRYTIIEVSRKTGLTTSTISNLYNDKVKRLDFDTLEKLCKLFNCQPNDLFEYIPDENQTQE
- a CDS encoding DUF5105 domain-containing protein encodes the protein MKKFLKFVLIGMSVLFLVSCGKPDSQKAFESSFKLLASELEKQVPNDDPVTKSFAKAIKKATYKVNKVTENGDTADIDVTIKGINIPGYMGELMSSVMPLAMSGAPESALDAAATKFFDDLFKRSDLSYVEKNLIVKMQKEDGEWKIVNFSEVLGAALGGLDKLFEDEGTENNSN
- a CDS encoding helix-turn-helix domain-containing protein, with product MRTTSEILKEFRKSREMTAAMMAEKLGISAVTMSAIDVGRKKLSEQMLEKLETMLPKDDFIDLLKSEREMNLPSFLQKKFEKYNIQSESITDTTNISEVSEEGKRKIYDFIELVKTAERARNNRETVNITNLSTENKEKAREYIELLEIKQEKK
- a CDS encoding DUF2513 domain-containing protein produces the protein MKMDPDCIRDILLQTEERFVIIPLPRLNFDTCKMEDPEPLPKEKYPYIYQYDMKKLIYHVELAAEMDFIKLNDLKDIYKIEDLTAQGHLLLADIRNEDVWSKTKDIAKKTGISSLDALKQIAVNVVSSMITNYFQR